The Dreissena polymorpha isolate Duluth1 chromosome 10, UMN_Dpol_1.0, whole genome shotgun sequence genome includes a region encoding these proteins:
- the LOC127849303 gene encoding putative tyrosinase-like protein tyr-3 — protein sequence MCDKGFVALSILWGLLAVIESQPSCPSNVFQKPQEVLDCEQRAQNEPVNQTLASEGCMRTYFVNRVTANPLLPEDYAMLNEFAAKKFGKKPPVSGYRIRRDIRVLSVTERQKLFRAFNVLYKTGVLAQFGRLHGVQMLRKHHGASFLPWHRVYIAAVEEKLREIDPEVSLPYWDYTMDYYLPLPSDSVIWSSCFLGNGDGTVREGPFRNMYGGFNTLIARDIARNGTCPPRLINKDDIAELMDFCYFANITTGNTPIYYQQVNNLEVLHDGIHDWVGGDMGNGAQASYDPVFFMHHAFIDYIWEQFRWRQSSLMCRVNVEKDYREPGDYAVNNAPGHAPWEEMHGFEYLQNRDGLWRNWTTAVYGYLPAPKCPECGNSESLYCDMDVDPRRPEGVCVTKTKLFCVDTPLTDFDKDRPFEEPLGGGATVILGTIHKGLPGDGRTRFMSQEEGLAILRQQVGHVNPSQQPILHDVKAPQGYTPTLNMNLHEVVYVVSSADGQGALVKYEDIVKGLVTTVATILACVL from the exons ATGTGTGACAAAGGATTCGTTGCTTTGAGTATCTTGTGGGGGCTTCTGGCTGTTATCGAGTCGCAGCCGTCGTGCCCCAGCAATGTGTTTCAAAAACCACAAGAGGTTCTTGATTGCGAGCAACGTGCGCAG aACGAGCCTGTAAACCAGACCCTGGCGTCAGAGGGCTGTATGCGGACGTACTTTGTGAACAGAGTCACCGCCAACCCCTTGCTACCAGAAGACTACGCCATGCTCAACGAATTTGCCGCCAAAAA GTTTGGCAAGAAACCACCCGTGAGCGGCTACCGAATACGACGTGACATCCGGGTTCTCTCCGTCACAGAGCGACAAAAGCTATTCCGGGCGTTCAACGTTCTCTACAAG ACGGGCGTACTGGCGCAGTTCGGCCGTCTCCATGGAGTTCAAATGCTCCGGAAACACCACGGGGCCAGTTTCCTGCCCTGGCATCGCGTTTACATAGCGGC GGTGGAGGAGAAGCTCCGCGAGATCGATCCGGAAGTGTCGCTGCCCTACTGGGACTACACCATGGACTACTATCTGCCTCTTCCGTCAGACTCCGTCATATGGAGCTCGTGTTTCCTTGGCAACGGTGACGGCACGGTCCGCGAGGGTCCCTTCAGGAACATGTACGGCGGCTTTAACACGCTGATCGCCCGCGACATCGCACGTAACGGAACTTGTCCGCCAAGATTGATCAACAAGGACGATATTGCTGAGCTGATGGATTTTTGCTATTTTGCG AACATTACGACCGGAAACACACCGATTTACTACCAGCAGGTGAACAACCTGGAAGTGCTACACGATGGCATACACGATTGGGTGGGCGGGGATATGGGCAACGGGGCCCAGGCGTCGTATGACCCCGTGTTCTTTATGCACCACGCCTTCATCGACTACATCTGGGAGCAGTTCCGATGGCGGCAGTCATCATTGAT GTGCCGCGTGAACGTCGAGAAAGACTACCGGGAACCAGGTGACTACGCAGTCAACAACGCCCCTGGCCACGCCCCTTGGGAGGAGATGCACGGGTTTGAGTACCTGCAGAACCGCGACGGTCTCTGGCGCAACTGGACCACAGCCGTGTACGGCTACTTACCGGCGCCAAAGTGTCCCGAATGTGGCAATTCGGAAAGCCTCTACTGCGACATGGACGTGGACCCCCGCCGACCGGAGGGCGTCTGTGTGACGAAAACGAAGTTATTCTGCGTCGACACCCCGCTAACGGACTTTGATAAAGATAGGCCGTTTGAAGAGCCGCTGGGTGGCGGGGCCACTGTGATCCTGGGTACTATACACAAGGGGCTGCCAGGGGACGGACGTACCAGATTCATGTCACAGGAAGAGGGCCTCGCTATTCTTAGACAACAAGTTGGTCATG TTAATCCATCGCAACAACCTATATTGCACGACGTAAAGGCACCGCAAGGCTACACACCGACGCTCAACATGAACCTGCATGAGGTAGTCTATGTCGTTTCCAGTGCCGACGGCCAGGGGGCACTCGTGAAGTACGAGGACATCGTCAAGGGACTGGTGACCACTGTTGCTACGATCCTTGCATGTGTGCTATAA